The following are from one region of the Methyloversatilis discipulorum genome:
- the ppsR gene encoding transcriptional regulator PpsR, producing MGLLHGVDAESAARLIAAASDVALLLDDKGVIRDLAFNDGALLPEAGARWLGRRWTEVVTVESRPKVEALLQDAASGESRRARHVNHPVQGGSDLPLLYSTVRIGHDGTVVALGRDLTALSMLQQRLVDAQQSIERDYARLRQLEARYRLLFQMTSEAVLVVDTVSQRIVEANAAANWMLGEDARSVVGRNFPEGLDDAGNQAVQGLFAAVRANGRSDDVRVRGPGGSDWLVAASLVRQDATSLYLVRLSQVGASGTESGERMSVADAVEMVPDAFVLTGEDGVILTANQAFVDLAQLASIEQARTQSLERWLGRPGVDFKVLMVNVRQHGSIRLFSTVLRGEHGSDVDVEVSAVAVDRGERPCIGFTVRGVSRRIEPEPRISREMPRSVEQLTGLVGRVSLKDLVRESTDLIEKLCIEAALDMTHDNRASAAEMLGLSRQSLYVKLRRYGIGDLNADQGDDGGQEPGEE from the coding sequence ATGGGTTTGTTACATGGCGTCGATGCCGAGTCGGCTGCACGACTCATTGCCGCCGCCTCCGACGTTGCGTTGTTGCTCGACGACAAGGGCGTCATCCGCGACCTTGCATTCAACGACGGCGCGCTGCTGCCCGAAGCCGGCGCGCGCTGGCTGGGGCGCCGGTGGACCGAGGTGGTGACGGTCGAAAGCCGCCCCAAGGTCGAGGCGCTGCTGCAGGACGCCGCCAGTGGCGAAAGCCGCCGTGCACGGCACGTCAATCATCCTGTGCAGGGCGGCAGCGATCTGCCGCTGCTTTACTCGACCGTGCGCATCGGCCACGACGGCACCGTCGTCGCCCTCGGCCGCGACCTGACGGCGCTGTCCATGCTGCAGCAGCGGCTGGTGGACGCGCAGCAGTCGATCGAGCGCGACTACGCGCGCCTGCGCCAGCTCGAGGCGCGCTACCGCCTGCTGTTCCAGATGACGTCGGAAGCGGTGCTGGTGGTAGATACCGTCAGCCAGCGCATCGTCGAGGCGAATGCCGCCGCCAACTGGATGCTGGGTGAGGACGCGCGCAGTGTGGTCGGGCGCAATTTCCCGGAAGGGCTGGACGACGCCGGCAACCAGGCGGTGCAGGGGCTGTTCGCCGCGGTGCGTGCCAACGGTCGTTCCGACGACGTCCGCGTGCGTGGGCCGGGCGGCAGCGACTGGCTGGTGGCCGCTTCGCTGGTGCGACAGGACGCAACATCGCTGTATCTGGTGCGGCTGTCGCAGGTCGGTGCCTCCGGCACCGAATCCGGCGAGCGGATGTCGGTGGCCGATGCGGTCGAAATGGTGCCGGACGCCTTCGTGCTGACCGGCGAGGACGGCGTCATCCTGACCGCCAACCAGGCCTTCGTCGATCTCGCCCAGCTGGCGAGCATCGAGCAGGCACGCACGCAGTCGCTCGAACGCTGGCTCGGCCGTCCCGGTGTCGATTTCAAGGTGCTGATGGTGAACGTGCGCCAGCACGGTTCGATCCGCCTGTTTTCGACCGTGCTGCGCGGCGAGCACGGTTCGGACGTCGACGTCGAGGTGTCGGCGGTCGCGGTGGACCGCGGTGAGCGTCCGTGCATCGGTTTCACGGTGCGCGGCGTCAGCCGCCGCATCGAGCCGGAACCGCGAATCAGCCGCGAGATGCCGCGTTCGGTCGAGCAGTTGACCGGCTTGGTTGGGCGCGTGTCGCTGAAGGATCTGGTGCGCGAATCGACCGATCTGATCGAGAAGCTGTGCATCGAGGCGGCGCTCGACATGACGCACGACAACCGCGCGTCGGCGGCCGAAATGCTCGGCCTGAGCCGGCAGAGCCTGTACGTGAAGCTGCGCCGCTATGGCATCGGCGATCTCAACGCCGATCAGGGCGACGACGGCGGGCAGGAGCCGGGCGAGGAGTGA
- a CDS encoding B12-binding domain-containing protein — MTQRSARRAQMSGEGLSAQEQGGVSQFGGPPIGPPVFAAPDWLGDLAQTIEAEIIPRLMLAHGDLVDLPPAGVSATTISAREIHEFANLVLAQDAGVVRSCVQAIRARGVEPRVICLDLLAPAARRLGELWEADLCDFTQVTLGLWRIQQVLHDVSPSFRSDLHSGETGRRVLLATLPGEQHTFGMSMVADFFRQRRWDVRLDTPGPRGEALRLLRAERFDLVGVSLGSETRFDELAEWITAARRVSLQRDLVVMVGGPIFASRPEWVPLVGADATARDASAAVDVAEALLPVRFAHG; from the coding sequence ATGACGCAGCGAAGCGCCCGCAGGGCGCAGATGTCGGGTGAGGGTTTGTCCGCGCAGGAGCAGGGCGGGGTCAGTCAGTTCGGCGGGCCGCCGATCGGCCCGCCGGTGTTCGCTGCCCCTGACTGGCTGGGTGATCTGGCGCAGACGATAGAGGCGGAAATCATTCCGCGGCTGATGCTGGCGCACGGTGATCTGGTCGATCTGCCGCCGGCCGGGGTCAGCGCAACAACCATCTCGGCGCGCGAAATCCACGAGTTCGCCAATCTCGTGCTGGCACAGGATGCCGGCGTCGTACGCAGCTGCGTGCAGGCGATCCGCGCCCGCGGCGTCGAGCCACGGGTCATCTGTCTGGACCTGCTGGCACCGGCGGCGCGCCGGCTCGGCGAATTGTGGGAAGCGGATCTGTGCGATTTCACTCAGGTCACGCTCGGCCTGTGGCGGATCCAGCAGGTGCTGCACGACGTCAGCCCGAGTTTCCGCAGCGATCTGCATTCGGGCGAGACAGGCCGCCGCGTGCTGCTCGCCACCTTGCCGGGGGAGCAGCACACCTTCGGCATGTCCATGGTGGCCGACTTCTTCCGCCAGCGCCGCTGGGATGTGCGCCTCGACACACCGGGTCCGCGCGGCGAAGCGCTGCGCCTGCTGCGCGCCGAGCGCTTCGATCTGGTGGGCGTGTCACTCGGCAGCGAAACGCGCTTCGACGAACTGGCGGAGTGGATCACCGCCGCTCGCCGCGTGTCGCTGCAACGCGACCTCGTGGTGATGGTAGGCGGCCCGATCTTCGCCAGCCGGCCGGAGTGGGTGCCGCTGGTCGGCGCCGACGCGACGGCGCGCGATGCGAGTGCCGCGGTCGATGTGGCCGAGGCATTGCTGCCTGTGCGATTTGCGCATGGGTGA
- the bchF gene encoding 2-vinyl bacteriochlorophyllide hydratase, whose product MRNREASPAMRHTPLYTPEERRRRDESPWTLVQGVLAPVQFVAFAISLVLVLRYLWSGEGLQAATWSVVIKTLLLYAIMVTGSIWEKAVFGVWLFARPFFWEDVFSFAVLALHTAYLVALATGTLDGTGLMWLALAAYFTYVINAGQFLLKLRAARLDTASPAAGNHGAVVQA is encoded by the coding sequence ATGCGCAACAGAGAGGCCTCACCGGCGATGCGGCACACACCGCTTTACACGCCGGAGGAACGCCGCCGGCGGGACGAATCACCCTGGACCCTGGTTCAGGGGGTGCTGGCGCCGGTGCAGTTCGTCGCCTTCGCGATCAGCCTCGTGCTCGTGCTGCGCTATCTGTGGTCCGGCGAGGGCCTGCAGGCTGCAACCTGGTCGGTGGTGATCAAGACCCTGCTGCTGTACGCGATCATGGTCACCGGCTCGATCTGGGAGAAGGCGGTGTTCGGCGTCTGGCTGTTCGCCCGCCCCTTCTTCTGGGAAGACGTATTCAGCTTCGCGGTGCTGGCGCTGCACACCGCCTATCTGGTCGCACTGGCGACCGGCACGCTGGACGGAACCGGCCTGATGTGGCTGGCGCTGGCGGCCTACTTCACCTACGTCATCAACGCCGGACAGTTCCTGCTCAAGCTGCGCGCCGCGCGGCTCGACACGGCGAGTCCGGCGGCCGGCAACCACGGCGCGGTGGTGCAGGCATGA
- a CDS encoding ferredoxin:protochlorophyllide reductase (ATP-dependent) subunit N, which produces MSNLHDIPIATRSGCDERPVLRERGQREVFCGLTGIVWLHRKLQDAFFLVVGSRTCAHLIQSAAGVMIFAEPRFGTAILTDRDLAGMADANDELDRLCVTLLERRPEIRTLFLVGSCPSEVIKLDLARAAERLNARLLPQVRVLNYSGSGIETTFTQGEDAALRTFVPLMPHTDARQLMVVGCLPDIVEDQFRRQFEQLGIANVVFLPGRRAADVPAIGPNTDLLPAQPFNGDTVRALVARGARLLRAPYPFGAEGTTAWLQAAARAWGVTPAAFDAVTGPARARTETALARQRPLLAGRSLFMLPDSQLEPSLARFLHRELGMRLIEVGTPFLDRQMVSEELALLPEDIVLSEGQHLDRQLDRVRAARPDLTVCGLGLANPLEAEGLATKWSIELVFSPIHGYDQAGDLAELFARPFARRARLAV; this is translated from the coding sequence ATGAGCAATCTGCACGACATTCCGATCGCCACCCGCAGCGGCTGCGACGAGCGCCCGGTGCTGCGCGAACGCGGCCAGCGCGAGGTGTTCTGCGGTCTGACCGGCATCGTGTGGCTGCACCGCAAGCTGCAGGACGCCTTTTTCCTGGTGGTCGGCTCGCGTACCTGCGCCCACCTGATCCAGTCCGCCGCCGGCGTAATGATCTTCGCCGAACCGCGCTTCGGTACAGCCATCCTGACCGACCGCGACCTGGCCGGCATGGCCGACGCCAACGACGAACTCGACCGCCTGTGCGTCACGCTGCTCGAACGCCGGCCGGAAATCCGCACGCTGTTCCTGGTCGGCTCCTGCCCGTCGGAAGTGATCAAGCTCGACCTCGCGCGTGCCGCCGAGCGGCTCAACGCCCGGCTGCTGCCGCAGGTGCGCGTGCTGAACTATTCCGGGTCCGGCATCGAAACCACCTTCACCCAGGGCGAAGACGCCGCGCTGCGCACCTTCGTGCCGCTGATGCCGCACACCGACGCGCGCCAGCTGATGGTGGTGGGCTGTCTGCCGGACATCGTCGAGGACCAGTTCCGCCGCCAGTTCGAACAGCTGGGCATCGCCAACGTCGTATTCCTGCCGGGCCGCCGCGCGGCCGACGTGCCGGCGATCGGTCCGAACACCGACCTGCTGCCGGCCCAGCCCTTCAATGGCGACACCGTGCGCGCACTGGTCGCCCGCGGCGCCCGGCTGCTGCGCGCGCCCTACCCTTTCGGCGCCGAAGGCACGACCGCCTGGCTGCAAGCGGCCGCCCGCGCCTGGGGCGTAACCCCGGCCGCATTTGACGCGGTGACCGGCCCGGCGCGTGCGCGCACCGAAACGGCACTGGCACGGCAACGCCCGCTGCTGGCCGGGCGCAGCCTGTTCATGCTGCCCGACTCGCAGCTCGAACCTTCGCTCGCGCGCTTCCTGCACCGCGAACTGGGCATGCGACTGATCGAGGTCGGCACGCCCTTTCTCGATCGCCAGATGGTCAGTGAGGAACTGGCGCTGCTGCCGGAGGACATCGTGCTCAGCGAAGGCCAGCACCTCGATCGCCAGCTCGACCGCGTGCGCGCCGCCCGCCCCGACCTCACCGTATGTGGCCTCGGCCTGGCCAACCCGCTGGAGGCCGAGGGGCTGGCCACCAAATGGTCGATCGAACTGGTGTTCTCGCCGATACACGGCTACGACCAGGCGGGCGACCTGGCCGAACTGTTCGCCCGCCCGTTCGCGCGCCGCGCACGGCTGGCCGTCTGA